One region of Baekduia soli genomic DNA includes:
- a CDS encoding undecaprenyl-diphosphate phosphatase, with product MHPISYAQAIVLGLLQGAAELFPVSSLGHSVVLPRLLGWDIHQNDDYFLTFLVATHLATALVLLGFFWRDWVRIVKGLGRSLRDREIHPSDTDAKLGWLLVVGTVPAGLLGLLLEHALRKVFASPQSAAAFLVLNGLMLLGAEHLRRRAPGPDPLLPDGDARIVARLRWRDALSVGAAQAVALLPGLSRSGASMGGGLLVGLSNEDAARFAFLLATPIIGAAALLKLPDLAGSAGDGIRGPALAGAVGAAFTAWFSVRFLMKYFETNRLTPFAYYCLGIGVVLSIVFAVT from the coding sequence GCGTCGTGCTGCCGCGGCTGCTGGGCTGGGACATCCACCAGAACGACGACTACTTCCTCACGTTCCTGGTCGCCACCCACCTGGCGACCGCGCTCGTGCTGCTGGGGTTCTTCTGGCGCGACTGGGTGCGCATCGTCAAGGGGCTGGGCCGCTCGCTGCGCGACCGCGAGATCCACCCCTCCGACACCGACGCCAAGCTTGGCTGGCTGCTCGTCGTCGGCACGGTCCCCGCCGGACTGCTCGGGCTGCTCCTCGAGCACGCGCTGCGCAAGGTGTTCGCCTCGCCGCAGTCGGCTGCGGCGTTCCTGGTCCTCAACGGCCTCATGCTCCTGGGCGCCGAGCACCTGCGCCGCCGCGCGCCCGGCCCCGACCCGCTGCTGCCCGACGGCGACGCGCGCATCGTCGCGCGGCTGCGCTGGCGCGACGCGCTGTCGGTCGGCGCCGCCCAGGCCGTCGCGCTGCTGCCCGGCCTCTCGCGCTCGGGCGCCTCGATGGGCGGCGGCCTGCTCGTCGGCCTCTCCAACGAGGACGCCGCGCGCTTCGCCTTCCTGCTGGCCACGCCGATCATCGGCGCGGCCGCGCTGCTCAAGCTGCCCGACCTGGCCGGCAGCGCCGGCGACGGCATCCGGGGCCCGGCCCTCGCCGGTGCCGTCGGCGCGGCGTTCACGGCCTGGTTCTCCGTGCGCTTCCTCATGAAGTATTTCGAGACCAACCGCCTCACCCCGTTCGCCTACTACTGCCTCGGCATCGGCGTCGTCCTGTCGATCGTCTTCGCCGTCACCTGA